In Vagococcus luciliae, one genomic interval encodes:
- a CDS encoding thymidine kinase, with the protein MAQLFFKYGAMNSGKTIEILKVAHNYEEQNKPVVLMTSGLDTRDEIGIISSRIGLRREAIPIFHETNVYDIVKKMTDKPYCILVDESQFLEQAHVVQFAKIVDDLDIPVMAFGLKNDFKNELFEGSKYLLLYADKIEELKTICWFCHKKATMNLRMDNNKPVYTGEQIQIGGNEAYYPVCRKHYVNPPLSNRKDEENV; encoded by the coding sequence ATGGCTCAATTATTTTTTAAATATGGTGCGATGAATAGTGGGAAAACGATTGAAATTTTAAAGGTTGCTCACAACTATGAAGAGCAAAATAAACCAGTCGTTTTGATGACCAGTGGATTGGATACAAGAGATGAGATTGGTATTATATCCAGTCGCATTGGATTACGACGAGAGGCTATTCCGATTTTTCATGAAACCAATGTTTATGATATAGTAAAAAAGATGACTGATAAACCATACTGTATCCTAGTTGATGAGTCTCAATTTTTAGAACAAGCTCATGTGGTTCAATTTGCTAAAATTGTGGATGATTTAGATATTCCAGTGATGGCATTTGGACTTAAAAATGATTTTAAAAATGAGTTGTTTGAGGGCTCTAAGTATTTATTATTGTACGCAGATAAAATAGAAGAATTAAAAACAATTTGTTGGTTTTGCCATAAAAAAGCCACAATGAATCTAAGAATGGATAACAATAAACCTGTTTATACAGGTGAACAAATTCAAATAGGTGGCAATGAAGCTTACTACCCAGTTTGTCGTAAGCATTATGTGAATCCACCACTGTCAAATCGAAAGGATGAAGAAAATGTTTGA
- a CDS encoding prepilin peptidase, giving the protein MVLSILLFFLGASLASFFVLVGERVSKQESIVLPRSHCSYCQHELRWFELVPVFSYCFLKGRCLYCFNHIGHVSTLWELFSGLLFMLLYRLEVNTLQGILLCLIWFIVLSRLNQTDY; this is encoded by the coding sequence ATGGTTTTGTCTATTTTATTGTTTTTCTTAGGAGCATCTTTGGCTTCTTTTTTTGTATTAGTGGGTGAGAGGGTATCTAAACAGGAATCCATTGTCCTACCTAGATCTCATTGTTCTTATTGCCAACATGAGTTAAGGTGGTTTGAATTAGTTCCAGTGTTTTCTTATTGTTTCTTGAAAGGTCGTTGTTTATATTGCTTTAATCATATTGGTCATGTTAGTACATTGTGGGAATTATTTTCAGGTCTTTTATTTATGTTATTATATAGATTAGAGGTAAACACTTTACAAGGTATTTTATTGTGTCTCATTTGGTTTATCGTACTATCAAGGTTGAATCAGACGGATTATTAA
- the prfA gene encoding peptide chain release factor 1, producing MFDQLQAIEDRYEELAELLSDPDVVSDTKRFMELSKEEAGTRETVDVYRRYKEVTQGISDTEELLGEKLDDEMQEMAKEELSELKTEKEELEERIKILLLPKDPNDDKNIILEIRGAAGGDEAALFAGDLFEMYQSYSQNQGWTFEVMDANITDIGGYKEVTVMITGDSVFSKLKYESGAHRVQRVPSTESQGRVHTSTATVVVLPEAEEVELDLEDKDIRVDIYHASGAGGQHVNKTASAVRLTHIPTGIVVAMQDERSQLKNREKAMKVLRARVYDQLQQESRSEYDANRKSAVGTGDRSERIRTYNFPQNRVTDHRIGLTIQKLDQILAGKLDEIVDALIIYDQTAQLEKLNG from the coding sequence ATGTTTGATCAATTACAAGCGATAGAAGACCGCTATGAAGAATTAGCGGAATTACTAAGTGACCCTGATGTCGTCAGTGACACAAAACGTTTCATGGAGCTATCAAAAGAAGAAGCAGGAACACGTGAAACAGTTGACGTGTACCGTCGATACAAAGAAGTCACTCAAGGTATTTCAGATACTGAAGAGTTATTAGGTGAAAAACTTGATGATGAGATGCAAGAGATGGCTAAAGAAGAGTTATCTGAATTAAAAACAGAAAAAGAAGAATTAGAAGAACGAATTAAGATTCTTTTATTACCAAAAGATCCTAATGATGATAAAAATATCATTTTAGAAATTCGTGGAGCTGCTGGTGGAGATGAAGCGGCATTATTTGCAGGAGATTTGTTTGAAATGTATCAAAGTTACTCTCAAAACCAAGGATGGACATTTGAGGTGATGGACGCTAATATCACTGATATTGGTGGTTACAAAGAAGTGACTGTGATGATTACAGGTGACAGTGTCTTTTCAAAACTAAAATACGAAAGTGGTGCACATCGTGTACAACGTGTCCCATCAACTGAATCTCAAGGTCGTGTTCATACTTCAACAGCAACAGTTGTTGTGTTACCAGAAGCAGAAGAAGTTGAATTAGATTTAGAAGATAAAGACATCCGTGTGGATATTTATCATGCAAGTGGAGCTGGTGGACAGCACGTTAATAAGACTGCCTCTGCTGTGCGTTTGACACATATCCCAACAGGCATTGTTGTTGCGATGCAGGATGAGCGTTCTCAGTTAAAAAACAGAGAAAAAGCAATGAAGGTATTACGTGCTAGAGTGTATGACCAATTACAACAAGAAAGTCGTAGTGAGTATGATGCAAATCGTAAATCGGCTGTTGGTACAGGGGATCGCTCCGAACGTATTCGCACTTATAATTTTCCACAAAATCGTGTCACTGATCACCGAATTGGCTTAACGATTCAAAAATTAGATCAAATCTTAGCAGGAAAATTAGACGAAATTGTAG